The following proteins come from a genomic window of Coffea arabica cultivar ET-39 chromosome 11c, Coffea Arabica ET-39 HiFi, whole genome shotgun sequence:
- the LOC140016554 gene encoding uncharacterized mitochondrial protein AtMg00810-like, with translation MAKFDMSDLGKMHYFLAIEAVQSAIKIFVSQRKYVQEILNRFQIKNCNSVSTPVKIGLKLIKEPEGKRVDSTLYKQIMGSLIYLTTIRPDIMHAISLISRYMKSPSETHLLTAKRIFRYLQETIEYGLFYKNGGKSDLFDFTNSDYVGDSDDRKSTSAYVFMMDSAAIS, from the coding sequence ATGGCTAAATTTGATATGTCTGATCTCGGAAAGATGCATTATTTTTTGGCCATTGAAGCGGTACAATCTGCTatcaaaatttttgtttctcAAAGAAAATATGTGCAAGAAATTCTGAACAGGTTTCAAATAAAGAATTGTAATTCTGTTAGTACGCCAGTTAAaataggtttaaaacttatcaaAGAACCTGAAGGAAAGAGGGTTGATAGTACCCTTTACAAGCAAATTATGGGAAGCCTGATATATTTGACAACAATTAGGCCTGATATTATGCATGCTATAAGTCTTATTAGTAGATACATGAAAAGTCCAAGCGAGACACATCTTCTAACTGCCAAGAGAATTTTTCGATACTTGCAGGAAACCATTGAATATGGATTGTTCTACAAGAATGGTGGAAAATCAGATTTGTTTGATTTTACTAACAGTGACTATGTAGGTGATTCTGATGATAGAAAGAGTACATCCGCCTATGTATTCATGATGGATTCAGCAGCTATTTCATAG